In Nycticebus coucang isolate mNycCou1 chromosome 24, mNycCou1.pri, whole genome shotgun sequence, a single window of DNA contains:
- the MFHAS1 gene encoding malignant fibrous histiocytoma-amplified sequence 1 isoform X1, which translates to MAGKDGGNLKTVRLWRDAALRARKLRSNLRQLTLSAARGCPGAGVDPLESPDSPQLVLPANIGDIEVLNLGNNGLEEVPDGLGSALGSLRVLVLRRNRFARLPPAVAELGHHLTELDVSHNRLTNLGSEVVSALRELRKLNLSHNQLPALPTQLGTLAQLEELDVSFNRLAHLPDSFSRLSRLRTLDVDHNQLTAFPRQLLQLAALEELDVSSNRLRGLPEDISALCALKILWLSGAELGTLPSGFCELASLESLMLDNNGLQALPSQFSRLQRLKMLNLSSNLLEEFPAALLPLAGLEELYLSRNQLTSVPSLIAGLGGLLTLWLDNNRIRYLPDSIVELTGLEELVLQGNQIAVLPDNFGQLSRVGLWKIKDNPLIQPPYEVCMKGIPYIAAYQKELAHSQPAVQPRLKLLLMGHKAAGKTLLRHRLTEHRVEGSQGGGDKDRSYRPSPPPMSKGIEVTSWTADASRGLRFTVYDLAGDETYEVIQPFFLSPGALYVLVVNLATYEPCHFPSTVGSFLRRLGARVPHAVVCIVGTHTDLCRERDLEEKCLDIHRQIALQEKHDAEGLSRLAQVVDEALAGDFELRCTSPHAAYYGVSDKNLRRRKAHFQYLLNHRLQILSPVLPVSCKDPRQLQRLRDKLLSVAEHREIFPNLHRVLPRSWQVLEELHFQPPQAQRLWLSWWDSARLGLQAGLTEDRLQSALSYLHESGKLLYFEDSPALKEHVFHNLTRLIDILNVFFQRDGSLLLHKLLLGTSGEAEAEEERSATVALPAPAQDLLRATQLHHYVEGFLLHGLLPAHVIRLLLKPHVQAPQDLQLLLELLEKMGLCYCLNKPKGKPLNGSTAWYKFPCYVQNEVPHAEAWINGTNLAGQSFVAEQLQIEYSFPFTFPPGLFARYSVQINSHVVHRSDGKFQIFAYRGKVPVVVSYRPAKGVLQPDTLSIASHASLPNIWTAWQAITPLVEELNVLLQEWPGLHYTVHILCSKCLKRGSPNPHAFPGELLSQPRPEGVAEIICPKNGSERVNVALVYPPTPTVISPCSKEKQELNGLLFADD; encoded by the coding sequence ATGGCGGGGAAGGACGGTGGCAACCTGAAGACGGTGAGGCTGTGGCGGGACGCCGCCCTGCGCGCCAGGAAGCTGCGGAGCAACCTGCGCCAGCTCACACTTAGCGCGGCCCGGGGCTGCCCCGGAGCCGGAGTCGACCCCCTCGAGTCCCCCGACTCTCCCCAGCTGGTGCTGCCGGCCAACATCGGGGACATTGAGGTGCTGAACCTGGGGAACAACGGCCTGGAGGAGGTGCCCGACGGGCTGGGGTCGGCGCTGGGCAGCCTGCGCGTCCTGGTCCTGCGCAGGAACCGCTTCGCCCGGCTGCCCCCCGCGGTGGCCGAGCTCGGCCACCACCTCACCGAGCTGGACGTGAGTCACAACCGGCTGACCAACCTGGGCTCGGAGGTGGTGAGTGCCCTGAGGGAGCTGCGCAAGCTCAACCTCAGCCACAACCAGCTGCCCGCCTTGCCCACCCAGCTGGGCACCCTGGCCCAGCTGGAGGAGCTGGACGTCAGTTTCAACCGGCTGGCACACCTGCCGGACTCCTTCTCTCGCCTCTCGCGCCTGCGCACCCTCGACGTGGACCACAACCAGCTCACTGCCTTTCCCCGGCAGCTGCTGCAGCTGGCGGCCCTGGAGGAGCTGGATGTGTCCAGCAACCGGCTGCGGGGCCTACCTGAGGATATCAGCGCCCTGTGTGCCCTCAAGATACTCTGGCTGAGCGGGGCCGAGCTTGGCACACTGCCCTCCGGCTTCTGCGAGCTGGCCAGTTTGGAGAGCCTCATGCTGGACAACAACGGGCTTCAGGCCCTGCCCTCCCAGTTCAGCCGCCTGCAGCGGCTCAAAATGCTGAATCTGTCCTCCAACCTCTTGGAGGAGTTTCCTGCCGCGCTGCTGCCCCTGGCTGGCCTGGAGGAGCTCTACCTTAGTCGCAACCAGCTCACCTCAGTGCCATCCCTCATCGCGGGCCTGGGCGGACTTCTCACCCTGTGGCTGGACAACAACCGCATCCGCTACCTGCCCGACTCCATCGTGGAGCTGACTGGCTTGGAGGAGCTGGTGCTACAAGGGAACCAGATCGCAGTTCTGCCTGACAACTTCGGCCAGCTCTCCCGGGTGGGGCTGTGGAAGATCAAGGACAACCCTCTCATCCAGCCCCCCTACGAGGTCTGTATGAAGGGGATCCCCTACATTGCAGCCTACCAGAAGGAGCTGGCGCACTCCCAGCCGGCTGTGCAGCCCCGGCTCAAGCTGCTCCTGATGGGCCACAAGGCTGCGGGGAAGACCTTGCTCCGCCACCGCCTCACGGAGCACAGAGTGGAGGGAAGCCAAGGAGGAGGGGACAAGGACAGGAGCTATCGACCTTCACCGCCCCCCATGAGCAAAGGCATTGAGGTGACCAGCTGGACAGCCGACGCTTCCCGGGGCCTGCGCTTCACAGTGTACGACTTAGCTGGTGATGAAACTTACGAGGTCATCCagcccttcttcctctccccaggGGCCCTGTACGTGCTGGTGGTCAACTTGGCCACCTATGAGCCCTGCCACTTTCCCTCCACAGTGGGCTCCTTCTTGCGTCGCTTGGGGGCGCGGGTGCCCCATGCCGTGGTGTGCATCGTGGGTACGCACACAGACCTGTGCCGGGAGCGCGACCTGGAGGAGAAGTGTCTGGACATTCACCGCCAGATTGCCCTGCAGGAGAAGCACGATGCAGAGGGCCTGAGCCGCCTGGCCCAGGTGGTGGACGAGGCGCTGGCCGGGGACTTCGAGCTGCGCTGCACCAGCCCCCACGCGGCCTACTATGGCGTTTCAGACAAGAACCTTCGGCGGCGCAAGGCCCATTTTCAATACCTGCTCAACCACAGGCTGCAGATCCTCTCCCCTGTGCTGCCTGTTAGCTGCAAGGATCCCCGCCAGCTGCAGCGCCTTCGGGACAAGCTGCTGTCGGTAGCTGAGCACCGAGAGATCTTCCCCAACTTGCATAGGGTCCTGCCTCGATCCTGGCAGGTGTTGGAGGAACTGCATTTCCAGCCACCTCAGGCACAGCGACTTTGGCTAAGCTGGTGGGACTCGGCGCGCCTGGGCCTGCAGGCGGGTCTGACCGAGGACCGGCTTCAGAGCGCCCTCTCCTACCTGCACGAGAGCGGCAAGCTGCTCTACTTTGAGGACAGCCCGGCCCTCAAGGAGCACGTCTTCCACAACCTCACCCGCCTCATTGACATCCTCAATGTCTTTTTCCAGAGAGACGGTTCCTTGCTGCTGCATAAGCTGCTCCTGGGGACcagtggggaggcagaggccgaGGAGGAAAGGTCGGCCACCGTGGCGCTGCCGGCCCCTGCTCAGGACCTGCTCCGGGCCACCCAGCTCCATCACTACGTGGAGGGCTTTCTGCTGCATGGGCTCTTGCCCGCCCATGTCATTCGGTTGCTGCTTAAGCCTCACGTCCAGGCCCCGCAGGACTTGCAGCTGCTGCTGGAGCTGCTAGAAAAGATGGGACTCTGTTACTGCCTCAATAAACCCAAGGGCAAGCCTTTGAACGGGTCCACGGCCTGGTACAAATTCCCTTGCTATGTGCAGAACGAGGTGCCCCACGCAGAGGCCTGGATTAACGGGACCAACCTGGCGGGGCAGTCATTTGTGGCTGAGCAGTTGCAGATTGAATACAGCTTTCCCTTTACCTTCCCACCTGGATTGTTTGCCCGCTACAGTGTTCAGATCAACAGCCACGTGGTGCACAGGTCGGATGGCAAATTTCAGATCTTTGCCTACAGAGGGAAGGTTCCTGTGGTGGTGAGTTACAGACCTGCCAAGGGGGTCCTGCAGCCAGACACCCTGTCCATTGCCAGCCATGCTTCCCTACCAAATATATGGACCGCGTGGCAAGCCATAACGCCTTTGGTGGAGGAACTGAATGTCCTGCTTCAGGAATGGCCTGGACTGCACTACACTGTGCATATTCTCTGTTCTAAGTGCCTTAAGAGAGGGTCCCCGAATCCCCACGCTTTCCCAG
- the MFHAS1 gene encoding malignant fibrous histiocytoma-amplified sequence 1 isoform X2, which produces MAGKDGGNLKTVRLWRDAALRARKLRSNLRQLTLSAARGCPGAGVDPLESPDSPQLVLPANIGDIEVLNLGNNGLEEVPDGLGSALGSLRVLVLRRNRFARLPPAVAELGHHLTELDVSHNRLTNLGSEVVSALRELRKLNLSHNQLPALPTQLGTLAQLEELDVSFNRLAHLPDSFSRLSRLRTLDVDHNQLTAFPRQLLQLAALEELDVSSNRLRGLPEDISALCALKILWLSGAELGTLPSGFCELASLESLMLDNNGLQALPSQFSRLQRLKMLNLSSNLLEEFPAALLPLAGLEELYLSRNQLTSVPSLIAGLGGLLTLWLDNNRIRYLPDSIVELTGLEELVLQGNQIAVLPDNFGQLSRVGLWKIKDNPLIQPPYEVCMKGIPYIAAYQKELAHSQPAVQPRLKLLLMGHKAAGKTLLRHRLTEHRVEGSQGGGDKDRSYRPSPPPMSKGIEVTSWTADASRGLRFTVYDLAGDETYEVIQPFFLSPGALYVLVVNLATYEPCHFPSTVGSFLRRLGARVPHAVVCIVGTHTDLCRERDLEEKCLDIHRQIALQEKHDAEGLSRLAQVVDEALAGDFELRCTSPHAAYYGVSDKNLRRRKAHFQYLLNHRLQILSPVLPVSCKDPRQLQRLRDKLLSVAEHREIFPNLHRVLPRSWQVLEELHFQPPQAQRLWLSWWDSARLGLQAGLTEDRLQSALSYLHESGKLLYFEDSPALKEHVFHNLTRLIDILNVFFQRDGSLLLHKLLLGTSGEAEAEEERSATVALPAPAQDLLRATQLHHYVEGFLLHGLLPAHVIRLLLKPHVQAPQDLQLLLELLEKMGLCYCLNKPKGKPLNGSTAWYKFPCYVQNEVPHAEAWINGTNLAGQSFVAEQLQIEYSFPFTFPPGLFARYSVQINSHVVHRSDGKFQIFAYRGKVPVVVSYRPAKGVLQPDTLSIASHASLPNIWTAWQAITPLVEELNVLLQEWPGLHYTVHILCSKCLKRGSPNPHAFPGELLSQPRPEGVAEIICPKNGSERVNVALVYPPTPTVISPCSKKNVGEKHRNQ; this is translated from the coding sequence ATGGCGGGGAAGGACGGTGGCAACCTGAAGACGGTGAGGCTGTGGCGGGACGCCGCCCTGCGCGCCAGGAAGCTGCGGAGCAACCTGCGCCAGCTCACACTTAGCGCGGCCCGGGGCTGCCCCGGAGCCGGAGTCGACCCCCTCGAGTCCCCCGACTCTCCCCAGCTGGTGCTGCCGGCCAACATCGGGGACATTGAGGTGCTGAACCTGGGGAACAACGGCCTGGAGGAGGTGCCCGACGGGCTGGGGTCGGCGCTGGGCAGCCTGCGCGTCCTGGTCCTGCGCAGGAACCGCTTCGCCCGGCTGCCCCCCGCGGTGGCCGAGCTCGGCCACCACCTCACCGAGCTGGACGTGAGTCACAACCGGCTGACCAACCTGGGCTCGGAGGTGGTGAGTGCCCTGAGGGAGCTGCGCAAGCTCAACCTCAGCCACAACCAGCTGCCCGCCTTGCCCACCCAGCTGGGCACCCTGGCCCAGCTGGAGGAGCTGGACGTCAGTTTCAACCGGCTGGCACACCTGCCGGACTCCTTCTCTCGCCTCTCGCGCCTGCGCACCCTCGACGTGGACCACAACCAGCTCACTGCCTTTCCCCGGCAGCTGCTGCAGCTGGCGGCCCTGGAGGAGCTGGATGTGTCCAGCAACCGGCTGCGGGGCCTACCTGAGGATATCAGCGCCCTGTGTGCCCTCAAGATACTCTGGCTGAGCGGGGCCGAGCTTGGCACACTGCCCTCCGGCTTCTGCGAGCTGGCCAGTTTGGAGAGCCTCATGCTGGACAACAACGGGCTTCAGGCCCTGCCCTCCCAGTTCAGCCGCCTGCAGCGGCTCAAAATGCTGAATCTGTCCTCCAACCTCTTGGAGGAGTTTCCTGCCGCGCTGCTGCCCCTGGCTGGCCTGGAGGAGCTCTACCTTAGTCGCAACCAGCTCACCTCAGTGCCATCCCTCATCGCGGGCCTGGGCGGACTTCTCACCCTGTGGCTGGACAACAACCGCATCCGCTACCTGCCCGACTCCATCGTGGAGCTGACTGGCTTGGAGGAGCTGGTGCTACAAGGGAACCAGATCGCAGTTCTGCCTGACAACTTCGGCCAGCTCTCCCGGGTGGGGCTGTGGAAGATCAAGGACAACCCTCTCATCCAGCCCCCCTACGAGGTCTGTATGAAGGGGATCCCCTACATTGCAGCCTACCAGAAGGAGCTGGCGCACTCCCAGCCGGCTGTGCAGCCCCGGCTCAAGCTGCTCCTGATGGGCCACAAGGCTGCGGGGAAGACCTTGCTCCGCCACCGCCTCACGGAGCACAGAGTGGAGGGAAGCCAAGGAGGAGGGGACAAGGACAGGAGCTATCGACCTTCACCGCCCCCCATGAGCAAAGGCATTGAGGTGACCAGCTGGACAGCCGACGCTTCCCGGGGCCTGCGCTTCACAGTGTACGACTTAGCTGGTGATGAAACTTACGAGGTCATCCagcccttcttcctctccccaggGGCCCTGTACGTGCTGGTGGTCAACTTGGCCACCTATGAGCCCTGCCACTTTCCCTCCACAGTGGGCTCCTTCTTGCGTCGCTTGGGGGCGCGGGTGCCCCATGCCGTGGTGTGCATCGTGGGTACGCACACAGACCTGTGCCGGGAGCGCGACCTGGAGGAGAAGTGTCTGGACATTCACCGCCAGATTGCCCTGCAGGAGAAGCACGATGCAGAGGGCCTGAGCCGCCTGGCCCAGGTGGTGGACGAGGCGCTGGCCGGGGACTTCGAGCTGCGCTGCACCAGCCCCCACGCGGCCTACTATGGCGTTTCAGACAAGAACCTTCGGCGGCGCAAGGCCCATTTTCAATACCTGCTCAACCACAGGCTGCAGATCCTCTCCCCTGTGCTGCCTGTTAGCTGCAAGGATCCCCGCCAGCTGCAGCGCCTTCGGGACAAGCTGCTGTCGGTAGCTGAGCACCGAGAGATCTTCCCCAACTTGCATAGGGTCCTGCCTCGATCCTGGCAGGTGTTGGAGGAACTGCATTTCCAGCCACCTCAGGCACAGCGACTTTGGCTAAGCTGGTGGGACTCGGCGCGCCTGGGCCTGCAGGCGGGTCTGACCGAGGACCGGCTTCAGAGCGCCCTCTCCTACCTGCACGAGAGCGGCAAGCTGCTCTACTTTGAGGACAGCCCGGCCCTCAAGGAGCACGTCTTCCACAACCTCACCCGCCTCATTGACATCCTCAATGTCTTTTTCCAGAGAGACGGTTCCTTGCTGCTGCATAAGCTGCTCCTGGGGACcagtggggaggcagaggccgaGGAGGAAAGGTCGGCCACCGTGGCGCTGCCGGCCCCTGCTCAGGACCTGCTCCGGGCCACCCAGCTCCATCACTACGTGGAGGGCTTTCTGCTGCATGGGCTCTTGCCCGCCCATGTCATTCGGTTGCTGCTTAAGCCTCACGTCCAGGCCCCGCAGGACTTGCAGCTGCTGCTGGAGCTGCTAGAAAAGATGGGACTCTGTTACTGCCTCAATAAACCCAAGGGCAAGCCTTTGAACGGGTCCACGGCCTGGTACAAATTCCCTTGCTATGTGCAGAACGAGGTGCCCCACGCAGAGGCCTGGATTAACGGGACCAACCTGGCGGGGCAGTCATTTGTGGCTGAGCAGTTGCAGATTGAATACAGCTTTCCCTTTACCTTCCCACCTGGATTGTTTGCCCGCTACAGTGTTCAGATCAACAGCCACGTGGTGCACAGGTCGGATGGCAAATTTCAGATCTTTGCCTACAGAGGGAAGGTTCCTGTGGTGGTGAGTTACAGACCTGCCAAGGGGGTCCTGCAGCCAGACACCCTGTCCATTGCCAGCCATGCTTCCCTACCAAATATATGGACCGCGTGGCAAGCCATAACGCCTTTGGTGGAGGAACTGAATGTCCTGCTTCAGGAATGGCCTGGACTGCACTACACTGTGCATATTCTCTGTTCTAAGTGCCTTAAGAGAGGGTCCCCGAATCCCCACGCTTTCCCAG
- the MFHAS1 gene encoding malignant fibrous histiocytoma-amplified sequence 1 isoform X3, whose translation MAGKDGGNLKTVRLWRDAALRARKLRSNLRQLTLSAARGCPGAGVDPLESPDSPQLVLPANIGDIEVLNLGNNGLEEVPDGLGSALGSLRVLVLRRNRFARLPPAVAELGHHLTELDVSHNRLTNLGSEVVSALRELRKLNLSHNQLPALPTQLGTLAQLEELDVSFNRLAHLPDSFSRLSRLRTLDVDHNQLTAFPRQLLQLAALEELDVSSNRLRGLPEDISALCALKILWLSGAELGTLPSGFCELASLESLMLDNNGLQALPSQFSRLQRLKMLNLSSNLLEEFPAALLPLAGLEELYLSRNQLTSVPSLIAGLGGLLTLWLDNNRIRYLPDSIVELTGLEELVLQGNQIAVLPDNFGQLSRVGLWKIKDNPLIQPPYEVCMKGIPYIAAYQKELAHSQPAVQPRLKLLLMGHKAAGKTLLRHRLTEHRVEGSQGGGDKDRSYRPSPPPMSKGIEVTSWTADASRGLRFTVYDLAGDETYEVIQPFFLSPGALYVLVVNLATYEPCHFPSTVGSFLRRLGARVPHAVVCIVGTHTDLCRERDLEEKCLDIHRQIALQEKHDAEGLSRLAQVVDEALAGDFELRCTSPHAAYYGVSDKNLRRRKAHFQYLLNHRLQILSPVLPVSCKDPRQLQRLRDKLLSVAEHREIFPNLHRVLPRSWQVLEELHFQPPQAQRLWLSWWDSARLGLQAGLTEDRLQSALSYLHESGKLLYFEDSPALKEHVFHNLTRLIDILNVFFQRDGSLLLHKLLLGTSGEAEAEEERSATVALPAPAQDLLRATQLHHYVEGFLLHGLLPAHVIRLLLKPHVQAPQDLQLLLELLEKMGLCYCLNKPKGKPLNGSTAWYKFPCYVQNEVPHAEAWINGTNLAGQSFVAEQLQIEYSFPFTFPPGLFARYSVQINSHVVHRSDGKFQIFAYRGKVPVVVSYRPAKGVLQPDTLSIASHASLPNIWTAWQAITPLVEELNVLLQEWPGLHYTVHILCSKCLKRGSPNPHAFPGELLSQPRPEGVAEIICPKNGSERVNVALVYPPTPTVISPCSKYLHTFLEN comes from the coding sequence ATGGCGGGGAAGGACGGTGGCAACCTGAAGACGGTGAGGCTGTGGCGGGACGCCGCCCTGCGCGCCAGGAAGCTGCGGAGCAACCTGCGCCAGCTCACACTTAGCGCGGCCCGGGGCTGCCCCGGAGCCGGAGTCGACCCCCTCGAGTCCCCCGACTCTCCCCAGCTGGTGCTGCCGGCCAACATCGGGGACATTGAGGTGCTGAACCTGGGGAACAACGGCCTGGAGGAGGTGCCCGACGGGCTGGGGTCGGCGCTGGGCAGCCTGCGCGTCCTGGTCCTGCGCAGGAACCGCTTCGCCCGGCTGCCCCCCGCGGTGGCCGAGCTCGGCCACCACCTCACCGAGCTGGACGTGAGTCACAACCGGCTGACCAACCTGGGCTCGGAGGTGGTGAGTGCCCTGAGGGAGCTGCGCAAGCTCAACCTCAGCCACAACCAGCTGCCCGCCTTGCCCACCCAGCTGGGCACCCTGGCCCAGCTGGAGGAGCTGGACGTCAGTTTCAACCGGCTGGCACACCTGCCGGACTCCTTCTCTCGCCTCTCGCGCCTGCGCACCCTCGACGTGGACCACAACCAGCTCACTGCCTTTCCCCGGCAGCTGCTGCAGCTGGCGGCCCTGGAGGAGCTGGATGTGTCCAGCAACCGGCTGCGGGGCCTACCTGAGGATATCAGCGCCCTGTGTGCCCTCAAGATACTCTGGCTGAGCGGGGCCGAGCTTGGCACACTGCCCTCCGGCTTCTGCGAGCTGGCCAGTTTGGAGAGCCTCATGCTGGACAACAACGGGCTTCAGGCCCTGCCCTCCCAGTTCAGCCGCCTGCAGCGGCTCAAAATGCTGAATCTGTCCTCCAACCTCTTGGAGGAGTTTCCTGCCGCGCTGCTGCCCCTGGCTGGCCTGGAGGAGCTCTACCTTAGTCGCAACCAGCTCACCTCAGTGCCATCCCTCATCGCGGGCCTGGGCGGACTTCTCACCCTGTGGCTGGACAACAACCGCATCCGCTACCTGCCCGACTCCATCGTGGAGCTGACTGGCTTGGAGGAGCTGGTGCTACAAGGGAACCAGATCGCAGTTCTGCCTGACAACTTCGGCCAGCTCTCCCGGGTGGGGCTGTGGAAGATCAAGGACAACCCTCTCATCCAGCCCCCCTACGAGGTCTGTATGAAGGGGATCCCCTACATTGCAGCCTACCAGAAGGAGCTGGCGCACTCCCAGCCGGCTGTGCAGCCCCGGCTCAAGCTGCTCCTGATGGGCCACAAGGCTGCGGGGAAGACCTTGCTCCGCCACCGCCTCACGGAGCACAGAGTGGAGGGAAGCCAAGGAGGAGGGGACAAGGACAGGAGCTATCGACCTTCACCGCCCCCCATGAGCAAAGGCATTGAGGTGACCAGCTGGACAGCCGACGCTTCCCGGGGCCTGCGCTTCACAGTGTACGACTTAGCTGGTGATGAAACTTACGAGGTCATCCagcccttcttcctctccccaggGGCCCTGTACGTGCTGGTGGTCAACTTGGCCACCTATGAGCCCTGCCACTTTCCCTCCACAGTGGGCTCCTTCTTGCGTCGCTTGGGGGCGCGGGTGCCCCATGCCGTGGTGTGCATCGTGGGTACGCACACAGACCTGTGCCGGGAGCGCGACCTGGAGGAGAAGTGTCTGGACATTCACCGCCAGATTGCCCTGCAGGAGAAGCACGATGCAGAGGGCCTGAGCCGCCTGGCCCAGGTGGTGGACGAGGCGCTGGCCGGGGACTTCGAGCTGCGCTGCACCAGCCCCCACGCGGCCTACTATGGCGTTTCAGACAAGAACCTTCGGCGGCGCAAGGCCCATTTTCAATACCTGCTCAACCACAGGCTGCAGATCCTCTCCCCTGTGCTGCCTGTTAGCTGCAAGGATCCCCGCCAGCTGCAGCGCCTTCGGGACAAGCTGCTGTCGGTAGCTGAGCACCGAGAGATCTTCCCCAACTTGCATAGGGTCCTGCCTCGATCCTGGCAGGTGTTGGAGGAACTGCATTTCCAGCCACCTCAGGCACAGCGACTTTGGCTAAGCTGGTGGGACTCGGCGCGCCTGGGCCTGCAGGCGGGTCTGACCGAGGACCGGCTTCAGAGCGCCCTCTCCTACCTGCACGAGAGCGGCAAGCTGCTCTACTTTGAGGACAGCCCGGCCCTCAAGGAGCACGTCTTCCACAACCTCACCCGCCTCATTGACATCCTCAATGTCTTTTTCCAGAGAGACGGTTCCTTGCTGCTGCATAAGCTGCTCCTGGGGACcagtggggaggcagaggccgaGGAGGAAAGGTCGGCCACCGTGGCGCTGCCGGCCCCTGCTCAGGACCTGCTCCGGGCCACCCAGCTCCATCACTACGTGGAGGGCTTTCTGCTGCATGGGCTCTTGCCCGCCCATGTCATTCGGTTGCTGCTTAAGCCTCACGTCCAGGCCCCGCAGGACTTGCAGCTGCTGCTGGAGCTGCTAGAAAAGATGGGACTCTGTTACTGCCTCAATAAACCCAAGGGCAAGCCTTTGAACGGGTCCACGGCCTGGTACAAATTCCCTTGCTATGTGCAGAACGAGGTGCCCCACGCAGAGGCCTGGATTAACGGGACCAACCTGGCGGGGCAGTCATTTGTGGCTGAGCAGTTGCAGATTGAATACAGCTTTCCCTTTACCTTCCCACCTGGATTGTTTGCCCGCTACAGTGTTCAGATCAACAGCCACGTGGTGCACAGGTCGGATGGCAAATTTCAGATCTTTGCCTACAGAGGGAAGGTTCCTGTGGTGGTGAGTTACAGACCTGCCAAGGGGGTCCTGCAGCCAGACACCCTGTCCATTGCCAGCCATGCTTCCCTACCAAATATATGGACCGCGTGGCAAGCCATAACGCCTTTGGTGGAGGAACTGAATGTCCTGCTTCAGGAATGGCCTGGACTGCACTACACTGTGCATATTCTCTGTTCTAAGTGCCTTAAGAGAGGGTCCCCGAATCCCCACGCTTTCCCAG